One Rhodopirellula bahusiensis genomic region harbors:
- the tatA gene encoding twin-arginine translocase TatA/TatE family subunit — protein sequence MNRTPLCLAGIDGMLMTVSSMATGLFLAFGFPGLPEMLIVLVICLVLFGGAKLPSLMRNLGRSANEFKRGMAESGDDEDEATDRTDEKA from the coding sequence ATGAATCGCACACCACTTTGTTTAGCGGGAATAGATGGAATGTTGATGACTGTGAGTTCGATGGCGACCGGATTGTTTTTGGCGTTTGGCTTCCCCGGCCTGCCTGAAATGCTAATCGTGTTGGTGATCTGCTTGGTTCTGTTCGGTGGCGCCAAATTGCCATCGTTGATGCGAAACCTGGGACGCAGTGCCAACGAATTCAAACGGGGCATGGCCGAGTCAGGCGACGACGAAGACGAAGCAACGGATCGCACCGACGAGAAGGCCTGA